The Scomber japonicus isolate fScoJap1 chromosome 9, fScoJap1.pri, whole genome shotgun sequence genome includes a region encoding these proteins:
- the adam9 gene encoding disintegrin and metalloproteinase domain-containing protein 9 isoform X1, whose amino-acid sequence MGGRVELLEICCLLLLSGNTHCRDSQQTEHISSYQLTVPRPIGGRLRRDADGTPPNQVSYVISVEGRDHVVHLQRNQLLLPADFTVFTYRENGSVLSSTPAVQRHCQYQGFIQDMKGSSAAMSICNGLRGVLHLSDDSYGIEPLDSSPDQHLVYRLQDVTSQPRGCGTPHTEHAHNNGTEHAQYDAEEIHHRQHSRMKRAVLHKTHYVELLLVVDYERYNYMNKNATAVREEMVQLANYIDSIYMQLNVRVVLVGLEIWTQQNLISTEGSAGEVLSRFTQWREKELVTRRRHDSAQLILKKSFGVTAGMAFVSTVCSRSHGGGINAFTNNNLPSFASIVAHELGHNLGMNHDDGRTCTCPVAACIMNSGATGSKNFSSCSAEDFEKMILLTGGTCLLNVPRPDEAYSAPYCGNRLVDVGEDCDCGSQKECEEDPCCEYQTCKLKSGAQCAFGVCCSRNCQFLPGGSVCRSSTDECDLPEYCNGSSSLCQSDVFVQNGQACRQQKAFCYNGKCQHADGQCQDIFGLKAKAAPELCFKDVNSKGDRFGNCGYHNFGYRKCESRNALCGKLQCSNVQAKTIFGIEPSIISTPIAGGKCYGVDFMLGSDVPDPGMVNEGTKCGDQKVCLNFECRSADILNYDCDVEKKCNGHGVCNSNKNCHCEDGWEPPHCQVKGRGGSVDSGPTWNDKDTSLRDGLLVFFFLVLPLLAVGAFVFLRRNELLRRLGVNRRKRSQGYQADGAASSNPSRAPPPRAQPPVTRGNASNIVRDGHNAQLLQPEEVVQTSRTSSSFIARPPPPPKPKPSPVSQPLVPQRPAPPPPV is encoded by the exons ACTCCCAGCAGACTGAACACATCTCCTCCTATCAGCTGACTGTTCCTCGACCAATAGGAGGCCGGCTGAGGAGGGACGCTGACGGCACGCCGCCCAATCAG GTCTCGTATGTGATCAGTGTGGAAGGACGAGATCACGTCGTTCATCTGCAGAGAAACCA GCTACTGCTTCCTGCTGATTTCACCGTGTTTACGTACAGAGAGAACGGATCAGTGCTGAGCTCCACACCTGCtgtacag cGTCACTGTCAGTATCAGGGATTCATTCAGGACATGAAGGGTTCCTCTGCTGCTATGAGCATCTGTAACGGcctcag aggAGTGTTGCACCTCTCTGATGACAGTTACGGTATCGAGCCGTTAGACTCCTCCCCCGACCAGCACCTGGTCTACCGCCTGCAGGATGTGACATCACAGCCTCGGGGGTGTGGCACGCCGCACACTGAGCACGCTCACAACAACGGCACCGAGCATGCTCAGTACGACGCGGAGGAGATCCACCACAGACAGCACAGCAgg ATGAAGAGAGCCGTCCTTCACAAGACTCACTatgtggagctgctgctggtaGTGGACTATGAGagg tATAATTATATGAACAAGAATGCGACAGCAGTGAGAGAGGAGATGGTTCAACTGGCGAACTACATCGACAgc atctaCATGCAGCTGAATGTGAGGGTGGTCCTGGTGGGTCTGGAGATCTGGACTCAGCAGAACCTGATCAGCACCGAAGGATCAGCAGGAGAAGTTCTGAGTCGCTTCACTcagtggagagaaaaggagCTGGTGACCCGACGCCGCCATGACTCAGCACAACTCATCCt GAAGAAGAGTTTCGGGGTGACAGCAGGAATGGCCTTCGTCTCCACCGTCTGCTCCAGGAGTCACGGAGGCGGGATCAACGCG TTCACGAATAACAACCTTCCCTCCTTCGCCTCCATCGTGGCTCACGAGCTCGGTCACAACCTCGGGATGAACCATGACGACGGACGCACCTGCACCTGCCCCGTCGCCGCCTGCATCATGAACTCTGGAGCCac AGGATCCAAGAACTTCAGCAGCTGCAGCGCGGAGGACTTTGAGAAGATGATCCTGCTGACGGGGGGGACGTGTCTGCTGAACGTGCCGCGGCCTGACGAGGCCTACAGCGCCCCCTACTGTGGGAACCGGCTGGTGGACGTAGGAGAGGACTGCGACTGTGGATCCCAGAAG gagTGTGAGGAGGACCCCTGCTGTGAGTATCAGACCTGTAAACTGAAGTCTGGAGCTCAGTGTGCGTTTGGAGTCTGCTGCTCCAGAAACTGTCAG TTCCTTCCTGGGGGGTCGGTGTGCCGGTCCAGCACAGACGAGTGTGATCTACCTGAGTACTGTAACGGCTCCTCGTCCCTCTGCCAGAGCGACGTCTTCGTCCAG AACGGTCAGGCCTGCCGGCAGCAGAAAGCGTTCTGTTATAACGGGAAGTGTCAACACGCTGATGGacagtgtcaggacatctttggTCTCA aggCGAAGGCTGCTCCTGAACTCTGTTTTAAGGATGTGAACAGTAAAGGAGATCGCTTCGGAAACTGTGGCTATCATAACTTCGGCTACAGGAAGTGTGAgagcag AAACGCTCTGTGTGGGAAGCTGCAGTGCTCCAACGTTCAGGCGAAGACGATCTTCGGCATCGAGCCGTCGATCATCAGCACGCCGATCGCTGGAGGGAAATGTTACGGAGTCGACTTCATGCTGGGGTCAGATGTTCCTGATCCTGGGATGGTCAACGAGGGGACCAAGTGTGGAGACCAGAAG GTGTGTCTGAACTTTGAGTGTCGCAGCGCCGACATCCTGAACTACGACTGTGATGTGGAGAAGAAGTGTAACGGCCACggg gtgtgtaaCAGTAATAAGAACTGTCACTGTGAGGACGGCTGGGAGCCTCCACACTGTCAGGTCAAAGGTCGCGGAGGCAGCGTGGACAGCGGACCCACCTGGAACG ATAAGGACACGTCTCTGCGGGACGGGCTgctcgtcttcttcttcctcgtccTTCCTCTCCTCGCTGTCGGAGCGTTCGTCTTCCTGCGAAGGAACGAGCTGCTGAGACGCCTCGGGGTGAACCGCAGGAAACGCTCCCAGGGATACca AGCTGACGGAGCAGCTTCATCCAATCCCAGCAGAGCTCCGCCTCCCAGAGCACAGCCGCCTGTTACCCGCGGCAACGCCAGCAACATCGTCCGAGACGGg CACAACGCTCAACTACTGCAACCAGAGGAG gtgGTGCAGACCAGCAGGACATCTTCCTCCTTCATTGCgaggcctcctcctcctcc gaaaCCTAAACCGTCTCCTGTGTCTCAGCCTCTGGTGCCTCAGAGACCCGCACCCCCCCCACCTGTCTAA
- the adam9 gene encoding disintegrin and metalloproteinase domain-containing protein 9 isoform X2, whose amino-acid sequence MGGRVELLEICCLLLLSGNTHCRDSQQTEHISSYQLTVPRPIGGRLRRDADGTPPNQVSYVISVEGRDHVVHLQRNQLLLPADFTVFTYRENGSVLSSTPAVQRHCQYQGFIQDMKGSSAAMSICNGLRGVLHLSDDSYGIEPLDSSPDQHLVYRLQDVTSQPRGCGTPHTEHAHNNGTEHAQYDAEEIHHRQHSRMKRAVLHKTHYVELLLVVDYERYNYMNKNATAVREEMVQLANYIDSIYMQLNVRVVLVGLEIWTQQNLISTEGSAGEVLSRFTQWREKELVTRRRHDSAQLILKKSFGVTAGMAFVSTVCSRSHGGGINAFTNNNLPSFASIVAHELGHNLGMNHDDGRTCTCPVAACIMNSGATGSKNFSSCSAEDFEKMILLTGGTCLLNVPRPDEAYSAPYCGNRLVDVGEDCDCGSQKECEEDPCCEYQTCKLKSGAQCAFGVCCSRNCQFLPGGSVCRSSTDECDLPEYCNGSSSLCQSDVFVQNGQACRQQKAFCYNGKCQHADGQCQDIFGLKAKAAPELCFKDVNSKGDRFGNCGYHNFGYRKCESRNALCGKLQCSNVQAKTIFGIEPSIISTPIAGGKCYGVDFMLGSDVPDPGMVNEGTKCGDQKVCLNFECRSADILNYDCDVEKKCNGHGVCNSNKNCHCEDGWEPPHCQVKGRGGSVDSGPTWNDKDTSLRDGLLVFFFLVLPLLAVGAFVFLRRNELLRRLGVNRRKRSQGYQADGAASSNPSRAPPPRAQPPVTRGNASNIVRDGVVQTSRTSSSFIARPPPPPKPKPSPVSQPLVPQRPAPPPPV is encoded by the exons ACTCCCAGCAGACTGAACACATCTCCTCCTATCAGCTGACTGTTCCTCGACCAATAGGAGGCCGGCTGAGGAGGGACGCTGACGGCACGCCGCCCAATCAG GTCTCGTATGTGATCAGTGTGGAAGGACGAGATCACGTCGTTCATCTGCAGAGAAACCA GCTACTGCTTCCTGCTGATTTCACCGTGTTTACGTACAGAGAGAACGGATCAGTGCTGAGCTCCACACCTGCtgtacag cGTCACTGTCAGTATCAGGGATTCATTCAGGACATGAAGGGTTCCTCTGCTGCTATGAGCATCTGTAACGGcctcag aggAGTGTTGCACCTCTCTGATGACAGTTACGGTATCGAGCCGTTAGACTCCTCCCCCGACCAGCACCTGGTCTACCGCCTGCAGGATGTGACATCACAGCCTCGGGGGTGTGGCACGCCGCACACTGAGCACGCTCACAACAACGGCACCGAGCATGCTCAGTACGACGCGGAGGAGATCCACCACAGACAGCACAGCAgg ATGAAGAGAGCCGTCCTTCACAAGACTCACTatgtggagctgctgctggtaGTGGACTATGAGagg tATAATTATATGAACAAGAATGCGACAGCAGTGAGAGAGGAGATGGTTCAACTGGCGAACTACATCGACAgc atctaCATGCAGCTGAATGTGAGGGTGGTCCTGGTGGGTCTGGAGATCTGGACTCAGCAGAACCTGATCAGCACCGAAGGATCAGCAGGAGAAGTTCTGAGTCGCTTCACTcagtggagagaaaaggagCTGGTGACCCGACGCCGCCATGACTCAGCACAACTCATCCt GAAGAAGAGTTTCGGGGTGACAGCAGGAATGGCCTTCGTCTCCACCGTCTGCTCCAGGAGTCACGGAGGCGGGATCAACGCG TTCACGAATAACAACCTTCCCTCCTTCGCCTCCATCGTGGCTCACGAGCTCGGTCACAACCTCGGGATGAACCATGACGACGGACGCACCTGCACCTGCCCCGTCGCCGCCTGCATCATGAACTCTGGAGCCac AGGATCCAAGAACTTCAGCAGCTGCAGCGCGGAGGACTTTGAGAAGATGATCCTGCTGACGGGGGGGACGTGTCTGCTGAACGTGCCGCGGCCTGACGAGGCCTACAGCGCCCCCTACTGTGGGAACCGGCTGGTGGACGTAGGAGAGGACTGCGACTGTGGATCCCAGAAG gagTGTGAGGAGGACCCCTGCTGTGAGTATCAGACCTGTAAACTGAAGTCTGGAGCTCAGTGTGCGTTTGGAGTCTGCTGCTCCAGAAACTGTCAG TTCCTTCCTGGGGGGTCGGTGTGCCGGTCCAGCACAGACGAGTGTGATCTACCTGAGTACTGTAACGGCTCCTCGTCCCTCTGCCAGAGCGACGTCTTCGTCCAG AACGGTCAGGCCTGCCGGCAGCAGAAAGCGTTCTGTTATAACGGGAAGTGTCAACACGCTGATGGacagtgtcaggacatctttggTCTCA aggCGAAGGCTGCTCCTGAACTCTGTTTTAAGGATGTGAACAGTAAAGGAGATCGCTTCGGAAACTGTGGCTATCATAACTTCGGCTACAGGAAGTGTGAgagcag AAACGCTCTGTGTGGGAAGCTGCAGTGCTCCAACGTTCAGGCGAAGACGATCTTCGGCATCGAGCCGTCGATCATCAGCACGCCGATCGCTGGAGGGAAATGTTACGGAGTCGACTTCATGCTGGGGTCAGATGTTCCTGATCCTGGGATGGTCAACGAGGGGACCAAGTGTGGAGACCAGAAG GTGTGTCTGAACTTTGAGTGTCGCAGCGCCGACATCCTGAACTACGACTGTGATGTGGAGAAGAAGTGTAACGGCCACggg gtgtgtaaCAGTAATAAGAACTGTCACTGTGAGGACGGCTGGGAGCCTCCACACTGTCAGGTCAAAGGTCGCGGAGGCAGCGTGGACAGCGGACCCACCTGGAACG ATAAGGACACGTCTCTGCGGGACGGGCTgctcgtcttcttcttcctcgtccTTCCTCTCCTCGCTGTCGGAGCGTTCGTCTTCCTGCGAAGGAACGAGCTGCTGAGACGCCTCGGGGTGAACCGCAGGAAACGCTCCCAGGGATACca AGCTGACGGAGCAGCTTCATCCAATCCCAGCAGAGCTCCGCCTCCCAGAGCACAGCCGCCTGTTACCCGCGGCAACGCCAGCAACATCGTCCGAGACGGg gtgGTGCAGACCAGCAGGACATCTTCCTCCTTCATTGCgaggcctcctcctcctcc gaaaCCTAAACCGTCTCCTGTGTCTCAGCCTCTGGTGCCTCAGAGACCCGCACCCCCCCCACCTGTCTAA